A genome region from Candidatus Liberimonas magnetica includes the following:
- the istA gene encoding IS21 family transposase — MMSVRQIKEVRMMRQEGLPIRDICRKAGISRNTVRKILRGKEAKFTYHREEADQPAQEPIKDQIESWIKQDSLEGKKYRRTAKRMYNELRNDKYGYAGSYASVLRCFQEVKERLGKDPAEVFIPLEFDNGAAAQFDWGEVKAVIGGQLTILNVGAMQLCKSRKSFARGYPSQKQELLFDIHRRAFEHFGGVPRRVIYDNLKTAVKKILKGNHRNLQERFIEFSSLYLYEADFCNPARGNEKGRIENFIGFIRENFFVPIPKFTTLDELNDRLLSFLISVARTKMHPNIPDKTRYEVYEEEKGSLIPLPAHGYECCRVTHAAVTSYSTIHFETNQYSVPGEYVGKTVQVKGYADEVVVSLKGVEIARHKRLYSFKQQSLNPYHYLEALSRKPRAFADGLPFKEWQLPEVFQQYRRMLKEKFEDGDRYFVKTLLLVKEWPIMEVAESIRQAIAANALGDSYVLTILRRMRNPGYEPRAMDIREELARYKAKQPPLSRYDEVLYGKKEVVVL, encoded by the coding sequence ATGATGAGCGTAAGACAGATAAAAGAAGTGAGGATGATGAGGCAGGAAGGTCTGCCGATACGCGATATTTGCCGCAAGGCAGGAATATCCCGTAATACAGTAAGAAAGATATTAAGGGGCAAAGAAGCGAAGTTCACCTACCACAGGGAAGAAGCCGACCAACCCGCACAAGAACCAATCAAAGATCAAATAGAAAGCTGGATAAAGCAAGACAGTCTTGAGGGTAAGAAATACCGCAGGACAGCCAAACGTATGTATAACGAGCTGCGTAACGATAAGTACGGTTACGCTGGGAGCTATGCGTCTGTCTTGAGGTGTTTTCAGGAAGTAAAGGAAAGGCTGGGCAAAGATCCAGCGGAAGTCTTTATACCCTTGGAATTTGACAATGGAGCAGCCGCGCAGTTTGACTGGGGTGAAGTAAAGGCCGTTATAGGCGGCCAGTTAACTATTTTAAATGTAGGGGCGATGCAATTGTGCAAGAGCCGCAAAAGCTTTGCACGGGGATATCCAAGCCAGAAACAAGAACTGTTGTTTGATATTCACCGCAGGGCATTTGAGCATTTTGGAGGTGTGCCAAGAAGGGTTATATACGACAATCTAAAGACAGCGGTAAAGAAGATATTGAAGGGCAATCACAGGAACCTGCAGGAACGTTTTATTGAATTTAGTTCGTTGTATTTATACGAGGCAGATTTCTGCAATCCAGCCCGTGGCAATGAGAAAGGCCGCATAGAAAACTTTATAGGATTTATCCGGGAGAACTTTTTTGTACCGATCCCGAAGTTTACAACGCTTGACGAACTAAACGACCGATTATTGAGTTTTCTTATATCAGTGGCGCGGACAAAGATGCACCCTAACATTCCGGATAAAACACGGTATGAGGTATATGAAGAAGAAAAGGGTTCATTGATCCCACTTCCTGCACATGGGTACGAGTGCTGCCGTGTTACACACGCTGCGGTGACCAGTTACAGCACAATACATTTTGAGACGAATCAGTATTCCGTCCCCGGGGAGTATGTTGGAAAGACAGTTCAGGTGAAAGGGTATGCGGATGAAGTAGTAGTAAGTTTAAAAGGTGTTGAGATAGCAAGGCATAAGAGGCTATATAGCTTTAAGCAGCAGTCGCTTAATCCCTACCATTACCTGGAAGCCTTGTCTAGGAAACCGAGGGCGTTTGCGGATGGATTGCCGTTCAAAGAATGGCAGCTGCCGGAAGTATTCCAGCAGTACCGTAGGATGTTAAAGGAGAAGTTTGAAGATGGTGACAGATATTTTGTTAAGACGCTTTTGTTAGTGAAAGAATGGCCGATAATGGAAGTTGCTGAATCGATACGTCAGGCAATAGCTGCTAACGCTTTAGGTGACAGCTATGTGCTTACGATATTAAGGCGTATGCGCAATCCTGGCTACGAGCCAAGGGCAATGGATATCCGTGAAGAGTTAGCCAGGTATAAGGCAAAACAACCGCCTTTAAGCAGATATGATGAGGTTTTGTACGGTAAAAAGGAGGTGGTAGTGTTATGA
- the istB gene encoding IS21-like element helper ATPase IstB: protein MSESRRDRTMGHLKGLKLGAIRRMYDEVLDRNLKGRKGPEEFLGELLDQEVAARKVSALNNRIKKAKLPQVKDLDVFKFEESVIDESAVRRIYDGDFIKEHKNVVFMGGSGTGKTHLAISIGVNLIRQGYKIRFWNLVDLVNELEREKEQNKTGSLQRRMKCFSLIILDELGYLPFTDQGAQLLFHLMSSWYENLPVIITTNLEFKEWDSMFHNQKMTIALLDRLTHHCEIIETGMESYRLKTRQQESSGKEKAVSKSLQKA, encoded by the coding sequence ATGAGTGAAAGCAGACGTGATAGAACGATGGGGCACCTTAAAGGGCTAAAGCTTGGCGCTATAAGGCGTATGTATGATGAAGTGCTCGACAGGAATCTTAAAGGCAGAAAAGGGCCGGAGGAATTCCTTGGAGAATTGCTTGACCAGGAAGTTGCGGCCAGAAAAGTATCGGCATTAAACAACAGGATAAAGAAGGCGAAGCTGCCGCAGGTTAAGGATTTGGATGTCTTTAAGTTTGAGGAGTCCGTAATTGACGAATCCGCGGTGCGCCGGATTTATGACGGGGATTTTATCAAGGAACATAAGAACGTGGTGTTTATGGGTGGAAGCGGAACAGGCAAAACCCATCTTGCCATAAGCATCGGGGTGAACCTTATCCGGCAGGGATACAAGATCCGGTTCTGGAATCTTGTAGACTTGGTAAACGAATTGGAACGGGAGAAGGAGCAGAATAAAACCGGATCGTTACAGCGTAGGATGAAATGTTTTTCACTTATCATTCTTGATGAGCTCGGGTATTTACCTTTTACAGATCAGGGGGCGCAGTTGTTGTTTCACCTGATGAGTTCCTGGTATGAAAATCTTCCGGTGATTATTACAACGAACCTTGAGTTTAAGGAATGGGACAGCATGTTTCATAACCAGAAGATGACCATAGCCCTTTTGGACAGGCTTACGCATCACTGTGAAATCATTGAAACGGGTATGGAAAGCTATAGGTTGAAGACACGGCAGCAGGAATCTTCCGGAAAGGAGAAGGCTGTTAGTAAGTCTTTACAAAAAGCCTGA
- a CDS encoding CsgG/HfaB family protein produces MQLYTSIVSDFLRTELVSSRRFNILERANMEMILAEQKFQVSGCTSQECAVKMGKILNVKVVLLGSLSKLMDTFYITVSLIDVETGEILQSIDQKAMTPDELKQACNQIVEKIK; encoded by the coding sequence TTGCAACTTTACACATCTATAGTATCAGATTTTTTAAGGACCGAGCTCGTTTCAAGCAGAAGATTCAATATACTTGAAAGGGCAAATATGGAAATGATCCTTGCTGAGCAAAAATTCCAGGTCTCGGGATGTACTAGCCAGGAATGTGCGGTTAAGATGGGTAAAATACTTAACGTAAAAGTTGTGCTATTAGGTTCCTTATCAAAGCTTATGGATACTTTCTATATTACAGTTTCACTAATAGATGTTGAAACCGGAGAGATATTGCAATCCATAGATCAGAAAGCAATGACCCCAGATGAGTTAAAACAAGCCTGCAATCAAATCGTAGAAAAAATAAAATAG
- a CDS encoding metallophosphoesterase, producing the protein MKILAISDIPSKGLERIAEESPSELKNLNVIISCGDLDKQYIEFLVDGLNKDLFFVCGNHDIEFGKIYDEKDDIWNDEPNYSIAGKYDLHGKIEHYKNYYLVGFGGCLWYGGNSNEYKENEMAKIVAKVKRKLKWNQIKDKLAGRAKKDLIVISHAPVYRVHDTHDTTHTGFKCFGDFIKNVSPLLWIHGHVHLDDVHKNQVTFIDKTTVVNAYCYKYINIKPQEIKISYRPGILDTL; encoded by the coding sequence TTGAAGATACTGGCAATATCAGATATTCCGAGCAAAGGACTAGAACGTATCGCAGAGGAATCGCCTTCCGAACTTAAGAACCTGAATGTTATAATATCCTGCGGCGACCTGGACAAACAATATATAGAGTTTTTGGTTGACGGGCTTAACAAGGATCTTTTTTTCGTGTGCGGTAACCATGATATTGAATTTGGGAAAATATATGATGAAAAAGACGATATATGGAATGATGAACCCAACTATTCTATCGCGGGAAAATATGACTTGCACGGGAAAATAGAGCATTATAAAAACTATTACCTGGTAGGTTTCGGAGGTTGTCTGTGGTATGGAGGCAACAGCAATGAGTATAAAGAAAATGAGATGGCAAAAATAGTCGCAAAAGTAAAAAGAAAACTTAAATGGAATCAAATAAAAGACAAGCTTGCAGGCAGGGCAAAAAAAGACTTGATAGTGATTTCCCATGCACCAGTATACCGCGTACACGACACACATGATACCACACACACCGGTTTTAAATGTTTCGGGGATTTTATAAAAAATGTGTCGCCGCTCTTGTGGATACACGGGCATGTTCATTTGGATGACGTGCATAAAAATCAGGTTACCTTTATTGACAAAACAACCGTAGTTAATGCCTATTGTTACAAATACATTAATATAAAGCCACAAGAGATCAAAATATCCTATAGACCAGGCATCCTTGACACCCTATAA
- a CDS encoding biopolymer transporter ExbD, giving the protein MKQAIKRGRIASEINITPFTDVVLVLLIIFMITTPLLVHPSIKVKLPNATNADMEEDKSIIIMIDQRENVFVNDKKIGVKELQSRLTALISNEPKSAVVVKADKDVKYDIVIKVIDAAKQSGAKKFALGVELKK; this is encoded by the coding sequence ATGAAACAAGCGATTAAACGCGGAAGGATAGCTTCGGAAATCAACATCACGCCTTTTACTGATGTGGTACTGGTTCTATTGATTATATTCATGATAACCACACCTCTCCTCGTCCACCCCAGCATAAAAGTAAAGCTCCCCAATGCTACAAATGCAGACATGGAGGAAGACAAAAGTATTATAATTATGATAGATCAGAGAGAAAATGTTTTTGTAAACGACAAAAAAATAGGGGTAAAGGAATTACAAAGCCGCTTAACGGCCCTTATTTCCAATGAACCTAAAAGCGCGGTAGTCGTTAAAGCCGACAAAGACGTAAAATATGATATAGTAATAAAAGTTATCGATGCGGCTAAACAATCAGGCGCAAAAAAATTCGCGCTCGGCGTGGAATTAAAAAAATGA
- a CDS encoding MotA/TolQ/ExbB proton channel family protein, whose protein sequence is MFQGKSLWQIFSMGGFTMYILLFCSVLSLAVIFERLYSYFKKSFLNKIEFMNIIRAELEKKDIAKAIKLCELNYSPISAVVLAGLKMHGHDEKAIISAMEREIMVETVKLEKYTSIVGTIGNIAVYIGLFGTVLGIIRSFHDISTLGSGHISIVIGGVAEALTCTATGLLVAIPAVVAYNYFVKRVDNFITDMEYCASQTADLLISRKYNETSD, encoded by the coding sequence ATGTTTCAAGGCAAATCTCTTTGGCAAATATTCAGCATGGGCGGATTTACGATGTATATCCTGTTATTCTGTTCTGTCCTTTCCCTGGCTGTAATATTTGAAAGGCTCTACAGCTATTTTAAAAAATCTTTTCTTAACAAAATAGAATTCATGAACATAATAAGGGCAGAGCTTGAAAAAAAAGACATCGCAAAAGCCATAAAGTTATGTGAACTGAACTATTCCCCGATATCTGCGGTCGTACTTGCCGGTTTAAAAATGCACGGGCATGATGAAAAAGCGATAATTAGCGCTATGGAAAGAGAAATAATGGTAGAAACCGTCAAGCTCGAAAAATATACCAGCATAGTAGGAACTATAGGAAATATCGCGGTTTATATCGGATTATTTGGAACTGTGCTTGGAATAATAAGGTCGTTTCACGACATATCTACGTTAGGCTCGGGGCATATATCCATAGTGATAGGAGGCGTAGCAGAAGCCCTGACCTGCACTGCAACAGGGCTTTTAGTAGCAATACCCGCTGTTGTGGCTTATAACTATTTCGTAAAAAGAGTTGATAATTTTATTACGGACATGGAGTACTGTGCTTCTCAGACAGCAGATTTATTGATATCAAGGAAATATAATGAAACAAGCGATTAA
- a CDS encoding energy transducer TonB, whose translation MPIKLFHYNPDPITNAVFISVFVHFCVIAGPSIFIDKNKGFKDYTLVDIVDSTKKPRTAKRIKNISMTNTVKNEPAQPAQAVQEIGDDEDSGEGTEETDYSGYLPFFKVLRLPEFKVQIKPVYPAKAKLANVEAMVIVEVYIDAQGRPRKALIIKSGGDDFDKATIEAVSNSQFTPAISKEGQAVPVRVRIPFKFELE comes from the coding sequence ATGCCGATAAAATTATTTCACTATAACCCGGACCCGATAACTAACGCTGTCTTTATATCTGTTTTTGTCCATTTCTGTGTTATCGCGGGACCTTCTATTTTTATAGATAAAAACAAAGGTTTTAAAGATTATACCCTTGTGGACATTGTTGACAGCACAAAGAAACCCAGGACGGCAAAAAGAATTAAAAATATATCTATGACAAATACTGTAAAGAATGAACCCGCACAGCCTGCACAGGCTGTACAGGAAATCGGCGATGATGAAGATTCAGGGGAAGGAACCGAAGAAACCGATTATTCCGGTTATCTTCCGTTTTTTAAAGTACTCAGGCTTCCTGAGTTCAAGGTCCAGATAAAACCCGTTTATCCGGCAAAGGCAAAACTTGCAAATGTTGAAGCTATGGTCATAGTCGAGGTTTATATAGATGCACAGGGCAGGCCAAGAAAAGCCCTTATTATAAAGAGCGGAGGGGATGATTTTGACAAGGCCACCATTGAAGCCGTCTCTAACTCTCAGTTCACTCCTGCCATATCAAAAGAAGGGCAGGCAGTGCCTGTACGGGTAAGGATCCCTTTTAAGTTTGAACTTGAATAG
- a CDS encoding TonB-dependent receptor yields MKNRIIILFLSLFLNAAGFCTESYRISGKVLDSITKEPLEGAAVYVKEDKRYVQTDGTGGFSFETQRRKVTISARLPGYKEAGDSFGVPYENIVLELELSSSFTMGEVHVKEKRRVEGTKQKIQIEQVNKATTHLFSDSIKIIQTLPGVITGNDFSSLMYVRGGEFYETACFLDNIYILQPYMWGGNQSIFNPAFVDRIDFYSGGFPAKYPQALSGVLDVKNIEGDYEKKKGYVDLNVTTLELFAQGPMQKDKSSFVYGFRRTYYDLLMNLAYGDKYKGIEFPYFYDSQAKFTWKLNGEDKISLNLIGSYEGMNFNSAATRDPDIDEKTFKFSYKNSRILPALNYDKVFNDELSMNSTLSLRYEDGTYEFSNEDANSTSRTREYDSYIKNRFTYIKGRHTIEQGVYLFRTTIDADVIHKYRVLMPDNTYFNNEKTYDYDLLSVTAGGTYVQDDIELAKEKLFFNIGGVYEYLDTTHDNTFCPRSGVKYMLSEKIALKFNTGLYTQFPANAANGPPPIFQNRSIKSEKAIHYVLGYEHELPADFFLRLETYIKDYYDRVVNDPDPGLDFTNNGKRKAQGIDLFFQKKTGERWDGWFAYSYLYARDFIEERSDPALFAGKSTLDYLSPVGQWFPFEKERTHNISVVFNYDFNKKYKLAATYRFSTGTPYTDILGVIAGVDPATGITTYVPVHGKYLDDRIPDYNRLDIKLTMPYRNWFGFGREVKNVEFYVQIINVFNTVNVNNYYYSADYKKRYTGQMLPFLPIVGFKYNF; encoded by the coding sequence ATGAAAAACAGAATAATAATACTTTTTTTATCGCTATTTTTAAATGCTGCAGGGTTTTGCACGGAGTCCTATAGAATTTCCGGCAAGGTTTTGGATTCTATAACAAAAGAACCGCTTGAAGGGGCAGCCGTGTACGTAAAAGAAGACAAAAGATACGTGCAGACGGATGGAACTGGAGGTTTTTCATTTGAGACCCAAAGAAGAAAAGTAACGATATCCGCCAGGCTGCCCGGCTATAAAGAGGCGGGCGATTCTTTCGGTGTCCCTTATGAAAACATAGTGCTTGAACTTGAACTTTCTTCAAGTTTTACTATGGGCGAAGTACATGTTAAAGAAAAGCGCCGGGTTGAAGGGACAAAACAAAAAATACAGATCGAGCAGGTCAACAAGGCCACTACCCATCTTTTCTCCGACAGCATAAAGATCATCCAGACTCTTCCCGGAGTAATAACAGGCAATGACTTCTCGTCCCTTATGTATGTGCGCGGAGGTGAGTTTTACGAAACCGCCTGCTTCCTTGACAACATCTACATTCTTCAGCCATATATGTGGGGCGGCAACCAGAGCATATTTAACCCGGCTTTTGTAGACAGGATAGATTTCTATTCCGGAGGGTTTCCCGCAAAATACCCGCAGGCGCTCTCGGGTGTGCTTGATGTAAAAAATATCGAAGGCGATTACGAAAAGAAAAAAGGTTATGTCGACCTCAACGTTACAACCCTTGAATTATTTGCGCAGGGCCCTATGCAGAAGGATAAATCATCATTCGTCTATGGATTTAGAAGGACTTACTACGACTTGCTTATGAACCTGGCCTATGGAGACAAGTACAAAGGAATTGAGTTCCCATATTTTTACGACAGCCAGGCAAAGTTCACATGGAAGCTTAACGGCGAAGACAAGATCTCGTTAAACCTCATCGGTTCCTATGAAGGCATGAACTTTAATTCTGCAGCGACCAGGGACCCGGATATAGATGAAAAAACTTTCAAGTTTTCTTACAAGAACTCCAGGATTCTCCCTGCCCTTAACTACGACAAGGTTTTTAACGACGAGCTGTCGATGAACTCCACCCTATCTTTAAGGTATGAAGACGGGACCTACGAGTTCTCAAACGAGGATGCGAATTCTACTTCAAGGACAAGAGAGTACGACAGCTACATTAAAAACAGGTTCACTTATATCAAGGGCAGGCACACAATTGAACAAGGGGTGTACCTTTTCAGGACTACCATAGACGCCGACGTCATACATAAGTACAGAGTGCTTATGCCGGACAATACTTATTTTAATAATGAGAAAACTTATGACTATGACCTTCTATCCGTCACAGCCGGCGGCACCTACGTTCAAGACGACATTGAACTGGCTAAAGAAAAACTTTTTTTTAATATCGGCGGGGTGTATGAATACCTTGACACGACACACGACAATACTTTCTGCCCGAGAAGCGGTGTAAAGTACATGTTGAGCGAAAAAATAGCCCTCAAGTTCAATACAGGGCTTTATACCCAGTTTCCTGCTAACGCGGCTAACGGCCCGCCGCCGATCTTTCAGAACCGCAGTATAAAGTCGGAGAAAGCGATACACTACGTGCTCGGTTATGAACATGAACTGCCTGCGGATTTTTTCCTGAGACTGGAGACTTATATTAAAGATTATTATGACAGGGTGGTAAACGACCCTGACCCCGGCCTTGATTTCACGAACAACGGCAAGAGAAAAGCTCAAGGGATTGATTTATTCTTTCAGAAAAAAACAGGCGAAAGATGGGACGGATGGTTCGCTTATTCTTATCTCTATGCAAGAGACTTTATAGAAGAGCGAAGCGACCCGGCGCTTTTTGCCGGCAAGAGTACACTCGATTACCTGTCCCCTGTAGGCCAGTGGTTCCCTTTTGAAAAGGAAAGGACACATAATATTTCAGTCGTTTTTAACTATGATTTCAACAAAAAATATAAGCTTGCTGCTACGTACAGGTTTTCCACAGGGACACCTTATACAGATATACTCGGAGTTATAGCCGGAGTAGATCCTGCTACCGGCATAACAACCTATGTGCCTGTTCACGGCAAATACCTGGATGACAGAATACCTGATTACAACAGGCTTGATATCAAGCTGACCATGCCTTACAGGAACTGGTTCGGGTTCGGCAGGGAAGTTAAAAACGTTGAATTCTACGTACAGATAATCAATGTATTTAACACAGTAAACGTTAATAACTATTATTACAGCGCCGACTACAAAAAAAGATATACAGGCCAGATGCTTCCTTTTTTGCCTATAGTAGGATTTAAATACAACTTTTAA
- a CDS encoding RNA polymerase sigma factor, which yields MAELTDEEIVQSVLAGNTEMFKEIVRKHAAMVYSVCYRLMGNEHDASDLAQEVFLSALKSIKDFKNRSLISTWLYSIAVNKGINLCNRRKKVKFYSIDTKTDASENMTQRNLGDLNTDVENIVHNKNMKDILEKQLSKLNPEKRAIIVLRYIEDKSYEEIAEICDCPIGTVGSRLARALDELRENLKEIFGERYAL from the coding sequence GTGGCAGAGTTAACAGATGAAGAAATAGTCCAGTCAGTCTTAGCCGGCAATACAGAGATGTTTAAGGAAATAGTAAGAAAACACGCTGCAATGGTGTATAGCGTATGCTACCGGCTGATGGGCAATGAGCATGATGCCAGCGACCTTGCTCAGGAAGTATTTTTAAGCGCTCTAAAATCTATAAAAGATTTTAAAAATCGATCATTAATTTCAACCTGGCTCTATTCGATAGCTGTAAATAAGGGAATTAATCTATGTAACAGGAGAAAAAAGGTTAAGTTCTATTCGATAGATACAAAAACCGATGCTTCTGAAAATATGACACAACGAAACCTCGGGGATTTAAATACAGATGTTGAGAATATCGTTCATAACAAGAATATGAAGGATATCTTGGAAAAACAATTGTCGAAGTTAAACCCTGAGAAACGAGCAATTATCGTTCTTAGATATATAGAAGATAAATCGTATGAGGAAATCGCTGAAATTTGCGATTGTCCGATAGGTACAGTAGGTTCACGCTTGGCACGGGCGCTTGATGAACTAAGAGAAAATTTAAAAGAAATATTTGGAGAAAGATATGCCCTGTGA
- a CDS encoding zf-HC2 domain-containing protein yields the protein MPCEKIKQVIVDYIEGRLDNNQKTEIEKHCAECPQCAASLEQYKGLIGSLKKLKTNKVPEGLIDRICSAVDEVSISTKNETIREKQKPIIEKAFSVKNILVVAVFAVCFIIVGINYKKYSHVREQVIKSVEIAATAKISEAAKQEPGIPAGFKDDINKVETIVVASAKLLNDSQKDSSVFRGTKSEINNELKSKINSNLNAIKLNSIVINKQIEQILYRRALRLNAINKLKKRTLVFENSRSLLELKHGAAISLADKIMVEEENNDTELLAEIYAEALRLNKDFEDTSILELKEKIISIIGAKSQE from the coding sequence ATGCCCTGTGAAAAAATAAAGCAGGTTATTGTTGACTATATCGAAGGCAGGCTCGATAACAACCAAAAAACGGAAATTGAAAAGCATTGTGCCGAATGCCCCCAATGTGCGGCATCGTTGGAACAGTACAAAGGTTTGATAGGTTCGTTAAAGAAGTTAAAAACGAACAAAGTTCCTGAAGGCCTTATTGATAGAATATGCAGTGCAGTTGATGAGGTTAGTATATCAACAAAAAACGAAACTATACGGGAAAAGCAAAAACCGATAATTGAAAAGGCGTTTTCCGTGAAAAATATATTAGTGGTTGCGGTTTTTGCAGTGTGCTTTATTATAGTTGGTATAAATTATAAGAAATATAGCCATGTTAGAGAACAGGTTATAAAATCTGTAGAAATTGCAGCTACGGCAAAAATATCAGAAGCCGCAAAACAAGAGCCAGGAATACCGGCCGGGTTTAAAGATGATATAAACAAAGTTGAAACAATAGTTGTCGCATCCGCAAAATTGCTGAATGATTCACAAAAAGATAGCTCGGTATTTCGCGGTACAAAAAGCGAAATTAACAATGAGCTGAAATCAAAAATTAATTCAAATTTAAATGCAATTAAGTTAAACAGCATAGTAATTAATAAGCAAATTGAACAAATTTTATACAGAAGGGCTTTGAGATTAAATGCTATTAATAAGCTTAAAAAAAGAACACTGGTTTTTGAAAATAGCCGAAGTTTGCTTGAATTAAAACACGGTGCCGCTATTTCGCTGGCAGATAAAATAATGGTTGAAGAAGAAAACAACGATACAGAACTCCTTGCCGAAATTTATGCAGAAGCCTTAAGGCTTAATAAGGATTTTGAAGATACCTCAATTCTTGAGCTAAAAGAAAAAATTATAAGCATTATAGGAGCAAAAAGCCAGGAATAA
- a CDS encoding GIY-YIG nuclease family protein: protein MKSHNYYLYILTNWNNKVMYIGMTNNLERRIYEHKSKLVPGFTLKYNINKLVYSEHTTDVNAAIIREKEIKKWRREKKNNLVCSANPSWKDLSKTF from the coding sequence TTGAAAAGCCACAATTATTATCTATATATTCTTACTAACTGGAACAATAAAGTAATGTATATAGGGATGACAAATAATTTAGAGCGCAGAATTTATGAACATAAAAGTAAATTGGTGCCGGGATTCACTTTAAAATATAATATCAATAAACTGGTATATTCCGAACATACGACAGATGTAAACGCTGCTATAATACGCGAAAAAGAAATCAAGAAATGGAGAAGAGAAAAAAAGAATAACCTTGTATGTTCGGCTAATCCTTCATGGAAGGATTTGAGTAAAACATTTTAG